The sequence below is a genomic window from Amycolatopsis sulphurea.
GGCCTGACTCGTTCAGCCGGTCCGCGTGGCGCCGACGACCGCACCGGCGAGGCGGGTGAGCCAGCTGCCACACAGGCAGCGCACGTAATCGGCGCGACTGCCCGGCGAAGCCGGGAAGATCGCGGAGGCGGGCAGTTCGGCGAGCGGCCAGCCACAGCGAGGGCAGCGGTTTTCGTTCATGCCCCAATCGTGCTGTAATGATTCAGTGCACTTCAACCCTTACGGCGGCTCGGGCGCTCAGGTGGCCGCAGCGGTGGCGACGCTCGCCGAACGCGGCGGCGCGGATGCTGCGGAGGTCCTCGCCACCGCGATCGCGCACGGTATGGCTTTGAGCCGGGTCGAAGACGGCGAAGCGGCCGAGATTCTCGCGTGGGGGCGCAGGTTGCACGCGGTTTTCGCGGCGCCGGAGGGGAAGCGCGTCGACCTGGTGAACGATCTGCTCACCGTCGCCACCTGCCGCCCCTACATCGCTCGTCACGACGGGAAAGCGCCGCATCTGCACTACGCGAGCGAAGACGCGGGTGTGGTCGAGCGCATGCACGCCTATACCGCCGGTGGCCTCGCGCACCTGGTGTGCGAGGAGCCGGGGCGTCTCGGTGTCTGCGCGCGTGAGGAGTGCGGCGTCGCGTTCGTCGACACTTCCCGCAACGGCAGGCGCCGGTTCTGTTCCACCCGGTGTGGCACCCGCGTGAACGTCGCCGATCACCGCGCGCGGCAGCTCACGGCCTGACCGCGGACTCCTCGAACGGCACCAGCGAAGGCCGCTTCGCCCTCAAGGTGTCGCCGGACGACTCGCCACGCAGCCGTCGTCCGATCCATGGCAACGCGTGTTCGCGGCTCCAGCGCAGATTCTCCGCGCGCTGCTCCCGCGTGGACAGACGCGGACGCAGGCCCAGCACCGTCGGCGCCAGGTCGTGTGCGACGCCGAGAGTGTTCAGCGTCTCGATGGCAACCTCGTTGTGTCCCGAGGAGTTCAGGTGCAGGCGGTCGGGCGCCCACATCCGCCGGTCGCGTAGCTGCTGCATCGACCACAGGTCCACGAGCAGCGTCCCGTGCCGGGCCACGATCCCGCGCACGTGCTCGTTGTAGATCGCGACGCGGCCGCGGATCTTGCGGAACAGGGCGTCCCCCACCCCGTCGACGCCGGTGAACAGCACCACCTGTGCGCCGGTGGCCCGCAGCCGGGACACCGCCCGCTCGTACGTGCCGGTGAGCGCGTCGATGTCGACCTTGGGCCGCATCAGGTCGTTGCCCCCCGCGTAGAGGGTGACCAGGTCCGGTTTCATCGCCAGCGCCGCTTCGAGCTGCTCGTCGAGCACCTGGGTGAGCAGCTTCCCGCGCACGGCGAGATTGGCGCAGCGGAACTCCGGCGTGCCCGCGGCCAGCACCGCGGCGACCCGGTCGGCCCAGCCGCGTACCCCGTTCGGCGCGGCCGGGTCGTCATCGCCGACCCCTTCGGTGAAGGAATCGCCGAGACAGACTAAGCGGTTGGTCATGCCCGCAGTCTAGGACCGCACCGGTCCGCCGTGATCAGCGGTGCACCGGCTCCGATTCCTGGTGAGTGAGATCGTCCGCGATCCGGTCCATCAGGTCCGCGGCACGCGGTACGTCGGCGTGCAGCGGCCGGTCGGCGTCGATCCCGGCGATCGTCACCGTGCTCGGTGACGCGATCCACGCCATGCCACCGATGCTTGGCGACGGCGCGAACAGCGCGTTGCACACCGGCTCGCTGACCTCGGCGCTGGTGGAAGGGCCGGACATCGTCACCGCGATCGCGCGATACGAGGAGACCATGCGGGCGCGGACGTATCCGCTGCTGGTCAGCTGACCGCCGCGAGCCCTTGGCTGGGGTGCGTGAACACGACGGTGGCCGTCCCGGGAGTCCCGGGACGGCCACCGTTTTCGGGTGAAGATCAGCGCTGCGGCGGCGGACCGCCCTGCGGGCCACCGAACGGGCCCTGCTGCGGGAACGGACCGCTCCCCGGCTGCTGTTGCTGCTGTTGTTGTTGCGGGCCACCGAACTGCTGCGGCGGACCCTGGTACGGGCCACCCGGCGGCGTGGCCGGCGGCTGGGGCTGCGGGAGCTGCGGCGGGGGCGCCTGCCGCTGGTCCACCGGCGGCGGTGCGGCGGGCCGGGCCGGTGCGGCGGGTGCTTCCTCGGGCTCGGCGGCGGCCGGTTTGGCCGCGCCGAGCGCGCGGCGCGGGTGCTCCCCGGCCGGTGCGCCGAGCGGCCCGTCAACCTCCTTGCGGGCCACGGCTTCCGCCGCCGCGACCGCTTCGGCGACCTTCGGGTCGCTGGAGGTGTCGAACCAGGCCGCGACCTCGTCGTCCTCCAGGTCCGGCTTCTCCGGGGTGTCGTCCTTCGGCGGCTCGTAGCGGAACACGCCGTCGTCGCCCGGGGCGCCCAGTGCGCGGGCGAACCCTTCCAGCGCCTTGCCGTAGTCGCTGGGGATCATCCAGACCTTGTTCGCGTCGCCCTGCGCCATCTGCGGCAGGGTCTGCAGGTACTGGTAGGCCAGCACTTCGGGGGTCGGCCGGCCGGCCTTGATCGCCGCGAACACCTTCTCGATGGCCTTCGCCTGGCCCTGGGCCTGCAGGTACCGGGCGGCCCGTTCACCCTGGGCGCGCAGGATCCGCGACTGCCGCTCCGCCTCGGCGGCGAGAATCGCGGCCTGCTTCTGCCCTTCCGCGGCGAGGATCTGGCTCTGCTTCTGCCCTTCCGCGGTCTTGATGGAGGACTCCCGCTGGCCTTCCGCGGTGAGGATCATCGCGCGCTTCTCACGGTCGGCGCGCATCTGCTTCTCCATCGAGTCCTGGATGGAGGGGGGCGGCTCGATCGCCTTCAGCTCAACCCGGGCGACCCGGATGCCCCAGCGGCCGGTGGCCTCGTCCAGCACCCCGCGCAGCTGGCTGTTGATCGCGTCGCGGGAGGTCAGGGTCTCCTCCAGGCTCATGCCGCCGACCACGTTGCGCAGGGTGGTGGTGGTGAGCTGCTCGACGCCGATGATGTAGTTGGAGATCTCGTACACCGCCGCGCGCGAGTCGGTGACCTGGAAGTACACCACGGTGTCGATGTTCACCGTCAGGTTGTCCTCGGTGATCACCGGCTGCGGCGGGAAGGACACGACCTGCTCGCGCAGGTCGATTCGCGCGCGGACCTTGTCCAGGAATGGCACCAGGAACGTCAGCCCGGGCGAGGCGACCGTGCGGAACCGGCCGAGCCGCTCGATCACCGCCGACTGGGCCTGCGGCACCACCATGATCGCCTTGACCACCGTGATGATGACGAACAGGGCGAGTAGCGCGACCACGACGACCGCTATTGTCGACAAGAGCGTTTCCCCTTACCTAGTACCGTTTTCCCGGATCATTCAGGACATCACGTCCACCACGGCGGTGGCCCCGGCGATCTCCACCACGGTCACCTTGGTGCCGGGCGCCATCGGTGGCAGCTGTTCGTGTACCGCCCGCGCGGACCACACCTCGCCGCCGATCTTGACCTGCCCGGTCTGGTAGTCCACTGTGGACACGACGACGGCGTGCGCGCCGATCAGCGCGTCGGTGCCGGTGGGGACGCCCGACCCGGCCAGGAAGCGCCGCTTGAGCGCCGGGCGGGCCAGCGCGATCAGCCCGACCGAGCTGGCCGCGAACACCAGCACGTCGATGACCGGGTTGCCGGTGAGCACGTCGACCCCGGCGGTCAGCAACGCGGCAGCCCCGAGCATGACCAGCACGAAATCGCCGGAAAGCACTTCGGCGATCATCAGCACGATGCCGACGATCAGCCAGATCAGAGCCGCTGCCATGGCCTCATATTCCCAGATCGGGCCGGTTCGCACCGGGCAAGTGACCCGCCGTGACCGACGCGTGACCTCATGAAAGCGGACAATCCCGGCACTATTCGGCCGGTTCGGTGACGAAGTCGATGAGCCGTTCCACCGCGCCGATCAGCGGGGTCTCCAGATCGCGGAAACTGCGTACCCCGGCCAGCACCCGTTGCCAGCCCTCGTAGGTCTCGCCCCAGCCCAGCGCCTCGCAGATACCGGCCTTCCACTCGGTCCCGTGCGGGATCTTCGGCCAGGCCCGGATCCCGACGGCGGCCGGCCTCACCGCCTCCCAGACGTCCACGTAGGGGTGGCCGGTGACCAGCACCTGCTCGTCACGGACCTGCGCGACCAGCCGGGACTCCTTGCTGCCCGGGACCAGGTGGTCGACCAGCACGCCGAGCCGGCGGCCGGGGCCGGTGCCGAACTCGGCGATCCGCTCGGCGAGTACGTCCACCCCGTCCAGCGGTTCCACGACCACGCCCTCGACCCGCAGGTCGTGGCCCCATACGCGTTCGACCAGCTCGGCGTCGTGCTTGCCTTCGACCCAGATCCGCGAATCGCGCGCGACCCTGGCCTGCAGGCCCTGCACCCGGACCGAGCCGGACAGGGACACCTGCCGAGCGCCGGCCTTCCTCTTCACTGGCACGAGCGTGACCGGCTTGCCCTCCAGCAGGAACGCGGCCGGGGCGAGCGGGAACACCCGGTGGCGTCCCTTCGCGTCTTCGAGCACGACGTTGCCGTATTCGATCTTGACCACCGCGCCGCAGTAGCCGCTGACCGGGTCCTCGACCACCAGGCCGGGGTCGGCGGGCACCTCGGGCACCTTCCGCTTGCGCGGGCCGGACAGCACGTCGTCGTACGAATGTGAGCGCACGGCCGACCACGCTAGTGCGGCGGGCGGGGCCGCGTCCCCGCGCCACGCCGGGCATGCGGGTGGTGGCCAGGCAGGCTACTCAACTCGCCATCACCAGGACCGCTTCGCCACCAAGGCTGTGAAGGGCCCCTTCACAGCCTTGGGGCGGGTGCGACGAGCCGGGCGCGGGCCGCGGCGTCGATCAGGTCGGCCATCAGAACAGCGGCCAGGGGATCGCGCGCCAGTCGTCGCCGGGTTCGGGGTAGACGGCTTCGGTCAGCAGCAGGTCGGTGCGTTCGATGAGGGCGCGGATCTCGAACGTGGTCAGGTGTTCGCCCAGAGCGGTGCCCAGCCGTCCCTCCAGCTCGGCCCGGAGCTTGCCCAGCTTTTCCACCACCTCGGCGGGCAGCCGTTCGCCGGCCCAGCCCCACAGCACGGTGCGGAGTTTCGGGTCAGTGTGCAGGCAGATGCCGTGGTCGACGCCGTAGACCCGGCCGTCGGCGGCGGCCAGCAGGTGCCCGCCCTTGCGGTCGGTGTTGTTGACCACCACGTCCAGCGCGGCCAGTTCGCGCAGGCTCGGGTGGTCGGCGTGGGCGAGGACCGCAGGTTCGCCGAACCGGTCGTGCGCGTGCAGCACGGTGCGCCAGCCTTCGGGCACCTCGTCCGGGGCGCAGACGTCGACCACCTCCTGCTCGGTGGTCTCCACCCACAGCTGCACCATGCCGGGGCCGAACGGGCCGTCGCGCAGCACGGTGGGCGGGATCGAGCCGAGCCCGCTGGCGCCTGCGATCATCGCGGTGGCCACCTCGCGACCGGCGAGGGTGCCGTCGGGGAAGTCCCACAGCGGCCGCTCCCCCGACACCGGTTTGTACACCACGCGCCCGGTCACGCCGTCGAGTTCGATGGCGCAGAACAGGGTCACGTTGGAGGCGTCGACCAGCCTGCCCTCGACGTCGATCCGGCCATGGGTGACGAACTCGGCGGCGCCGGGCTCGCCGGGCCCGGGCGGGCTGCTCGCCACGGCCGCTCCCTCAGTCCTCGGTGACGTCGACGTCGCGGCGGTACCCGTTCTGGCGCGGGCAGATGTGCCCGGCCGGGTCGAGCGGTTCCCCGCACAGCGGGCAGGGTTTGCGGCCGGCGTTGACCACCCGGTCGGCGCGTTCGGCGAACGCGCGCGCGGCGACCGGAGTGAGGAACACACGGACCGCGTCCGGGCCCTCCTCGGTGTCGTCGAGCACCACCGTCTCGTCGACCTCGCCCTCGGTGATGGCGAGCAGTTCCACGACCACCGCGCCGGAGTCGGCGTCCCAGCCCAGGCCCATGGTGCCCACCCGGAACTCCTCCTCGACCGGCACCCCCAGCGGCTCGGTGTCGACCAGGTCGTCGGGCACGTGCTCGGGCACGTCGGCACCGAACCGGCTGGCGACCTCCTCCAGCAGCGCGCCGAGCCGCTCGGCGAGGACGACGACCTGCTGCTTCTCGATCGTGACGCTGATCGTCCGGACGTCCTCCGACGCCTGGAGGTAGAACGTGCGATCGCCGGGCTCGCCGACCGTGCCGGCCACGAACCGGTCGGGCTTGCGGAAGACGTGGATTACGCGTGACATAACGCCTTCGACCCTAGGCCACCGGGGCATGATCGGCATCCGCCGCCCCTGGTTGGCGCAGCGCCGGAGGTGCCTCCGCCGCGCACTGTGCGGATCCGGGCACGGAGCGGATCGCCGCACTAGGCTCACCGGATGCCTGTGATCTCTGCACCCGGAACCTGGACCTCGCCCGTTTCCGCTGCTGCGGCCGCTGCGGCCGGCCGCGGCGCCCAGTGGCTCGCCGCGGTCGGCGACGCGCTCTGGTGGGCCGAGGCGCGGCCTGCCGAGAGCGGCCGGGTGGCGCTCGTGCGGGCGTTGCCGGGCGGCGGCACCGAGGATGTGCTGCCCGCGCCGTGGAATGTCCGCAACCGGGTGCACGAGTACGGCGGGCGGCCGTGGCTGGCGGCGGGCTCGGTGGTCGTTTTCACGCACTGGACCGACCAGCGGGTGTACGCGCTGGCCGAGGGCGAGGTGTCGCCGCTGACGCCGGAGCCCGCGACCCCGCAGGGCGTGCGTTACGGCGACCTCCGGCCCGGTCTCGACGGTGAGGTGTGGGCCGTGCGGGAACGCAGCACGGGGCCGCGCCGCACGGACATCGCGCGGGAACTCGTCGCGATCCGGCTCGACGGCGGTGGTCAACGGGTGCTGGTCGAAGGGCACCGGTTCTTCACCGCGCCGCAGCTGTCCCCGGATGGGGCGCACGCGGCGTGGCTCGCGTGGGATCACCCGGCGATGCCCTGGGACGGCACCGAGCTGTTCGTGGCCCCGGTCGCCGGGGACGGCACGTTCGGCGCGGCGCGGGTGCTGGCCGGCGGCCCCGAGGTCGCGGTGTGCCAGCTGGAGTGGGAGTCGCCGGATCAGCTGCTGGTGCTGGCGGATCCGGACGGCTGGTGGAACCTGCACCGGGTCGGGCTCGACGGAGCCACGGCGCATCTGGCGCCGGTGCGGCAGGAGCTGGGCGGCCCGTTGTGGAAGCTCGGCTGGAGCTGGTTCACGCCGCTGGGCGGCGGCGGGCAGTTCGCGGTGCTCGCCGCGGGAGGGCTGGCGGTGCTGGACGAGCACGCCGGTTCGGTCACGCCAGTGGACACCAAGCTGACCGTGTGGTCGTCGTCCGGGCTGGTCGCGGTGCCGGGCGGAGTCGCCGGGATCGCCGCGGGTCCCCAGCGGGAAAGTGCGGTGGTGCAGGTGGACCCGGCCACCGGGAAGACGGTCGAGCTGACCCCGCAGCCTGATGAGCTGGCGGCAATGGCGGCGTATCTGCCCGAGGTGCAGGAGAGGGTGTTCACTGCGGCGGACGGGTCGGAGATCCCGGCGTACGTGTTCCCACCCGCCAACCCGGAGTTCGCCGCGCCCGAGGGTGAGCTGCCGCCGTGGCTGGTTCATGTGCACGGCGGGCCGACCGGTGCCTCGGCCGGCGCGCTGAACCTGGACATCAGTTACTTCACCAGCCGCGGCATCGGTGTGGTGGCGGTGAACTACGGCGGGTCGACCGGATACGGGCGGGCGTTCCGGGAGCGGCTGCGGGAACAGTGGGGCGTGGTGGACGTCCAGGACTGCGTCACGGTCGCGGAGGCGCTGGTGGCCGAGGGGCTGGCCGATCCGGCGCGGCTGGCGGTGCGCGGCGGCAGCGCGGGCGGGTTCACCTCGGCCGCGTCGATCACGATGACCCGTACCTACGCCGCGGCGACGGTGCACTGCCCGATCCTGGACTTGACCGGATGGACCGCCGAGGGCGGGGAAACCCACGATTTCGAGTCGCAGTACCTGGTGGGGCTGATCGGCCGGTATCCGGAGACCGCGCCGCGGTACCGGGAGCGTTCGCCGATCACGCACGCCGGCGAGCTGGCCAGGCCGGTGCTGTTCCTGCAAGGCGCCGAGGACGAGATCTGCCCGCCGGAGCAGGCGGACCGGTTCGTGGCCAGGCTGGCCGGGCGTGGGATCCCGCACGCGTACCTGCGGTTCGAGGGTGAGCAGCACGGGCTCCGCAAGGCGGAGTCGATCATCGCCGCGCTGGAGGGCGAGTTGTCCTTCTACGGGCAGGTGTTCGGGTTCGTCCCGCCCGGGGTACCGGTGCTGGAACTGGCCCGATGAGACCTGCCCGGCTGCGTGCCGGGGACACCGTGGCGCTCGTCGCGCCGTCCGGCCCTGTGCCGCAGGATCTGCTGGACGCCGCGGTGCCGGTGCTGCGGAGCTGGGGAGTGAAGCTGCGGATCGGCGCCGGGGTGCGGGCCGACGGCGGCGTCCCGGCGTATCTGGCCGCCCCGGATGAAGCGCGGGCGGCGGAGTTCACCGAGGCGTGGCTGGATCCGGAGGTGCGTTGTGGGCTCGCCGCGCGTGGTGGTTACGGCGCGCAGCGGATGGCCGATCTCGTGGACTGGCCGGCGCTCGCGGCGGTGGAGCCGAAGATCCTGGCCGGTTCGAGCGACGTGACGGCCTTGCATCGCGCGGTGCACGCACGGTGGGGGCTGGCCACGGTGCTCTCGCCGATGCCCGCGAGCGTGTTGTTCGACGAGGTCGCGTCGGAGCATCTGCGGCGGACCTTGTTCGAGCCGGAACACACGCGGGTGCTGCGCGCCGCGGAGGCGGACGTGCTGGTGCCGGGGCAGGCGTCGGGGGTTCTGGTGGGCGGGAACCTGTCGCTGCTGGCCGCGGGGATCGGCACCGCCGAGCAGGGGTCGGCGCGGGAGGGGATCGTGCTGCTGGAGGACGTGACCGAGAGCGTGTACCGGATCGATCGGATGCTCACCCAGCTGCTGCGTTCGGGCTGGTCCGGCGGTGTCCGCGGGATCGTGCTGGGTTCGTGGGCCGCGTGCGGGGATCCGGCGGAGATCCGGGAGCTGCTGGCCGAACGCCTGTCGCCGCTGGGGGTGCCGGTACTGAGCGGGTTCGGGTTCGGGCACGTCGCGTCGTCCCCGACGATGCCGCTGGGCGTGCCCGCCTCGCTCGACATCGAGTTCGGCACGCTCACCCTCGACTCCCCCATGCTGGTGTGATCGCATGCGCCTGTCTCCTGAGGAAGCCCGTACCCGCCTCACCGCGGCCCGCGTGGCGAGGCTCGCCACCGCCGGCGCCGGTGGGGTGCCGCATCTGGTTCCGGTGACCTTCGCGGCGCGGGAGGACACGATCGTCTTCGCCGTCGACCACAAACCCAAGAGCAGCACGGCGTTGCGGCGGCTGGCGAACATCGCGGAGAACCCGGCGGTGTGTTTCCTGGCCGACGAGTACGACGAGGACTGGTCTCGGCTGTGGTGGGCCCGCGCGGACGGGGTGGCACGCGTGGTCCCGGACGCGGAGCGCGACCCGTTCGTCGGCTGGCTGGTGGCGAAGTATCCGCAGTACGCGGAGCATCCGCCGGAACACGCGGTCGTCGCGACGGAGGTCCGCGCCTGGCGCGGCTGGGCGGGCTCCTGACGGTCGATTCGCTGCACAGGGCAGCAAGTTCACCGTGCAGCCACCCGGCTGTGAAGCTGCTCGGGGGGGCCAGCCAAGATACGCCGGAAACCGGCGATGAGTTGATCTTGAGGCGGTTTCCGGCTGGTGAGGGGCTGTGGGTACCCGAATCTCGTCGCTGAGCACCGCGTACAGGCCGGGTGGCGCGGGGGTGAACGGGCCAGTCGGGGCGGTGGACGCGGTGCTGCGATCCTTGGGATCGGAACCACCGTTGCATCTTCACCCACTTGGAACCCCCATCGGCAACACCTTCATGATCGAGAGATTCACAACTCAGGGGGCGTGACATTCGTTGTGAGAATTCTGGCCCGCACACACGTACGGGGAGGTCCGAATGTCAGGTAATCCGAAGAGATACATGGTCCGTGTCGCCATTGTTGCCGCGTTGTCCGCGCCTATGGGGATGCTGGCATCCGTGGCGAACGCCGCACAGCCGGTGGCGCCGCAGAAGGTGTCGTATGAGGACGCCGTTCCCGGGATCGCGCCGCCAGACGCGCCACCCATCAGCGCACCGTCCGAAATGGCACGGACGAATCAGCCGGCGTGGGGCTGCACACCGGAAACCCACGGCGACAACCCGCATCTGTCCTCAACCCCGGGTGTCATCTCCGCTCACGGCTGGTGGAAGCAGGGCAACTGCACCAGCAATAAGGCAACCGTGCAGAACTGCCTGTACGAGTACTACACGGACGGGACATGGCGACGAAAAGCGTGCAACACCGCATCGGGTATTTTTCCCGGTGGCGGTAGTGCCAATCGGTCCGCGGCGAACCGAGCGTGTGACACTACGGCGACGATATCCTGGCGCAACCGGGTCGATGTCGACGTGGACGGTGAGATCGACACCTCCGAGACGATCGATCGCCAGGCCGATGTGAACTGCGTGATCACCGGAGACGACCAGTAGCGAGGAATTTGTTGGCAAGGGATACAGCCAGACCGGGGCTGGTACAGGGTTTCCGCGGCATGGCGGGAACCCTGTACGCCGCGATCTACGGTGAACTAACGCCCCGCCCCGACCGGGAACCGGTCACCGATCGCGACGCCTACATCCAGTTCCATGACCGGGCACAGGCTATGGGGTGGCTCGACACTCTCTGGGACATGAACGACGCCGGCCGGGACCATCCCCTGGCCGCGCCAGGGTCGCCGCTGGTCACCTGGTTCCAGGTCGGGGTCGGTCCGGTACCCAGTTCCCGGTCACTGCCGGTGCGGCCGTTCCTGAGCTGCGCCGGTGACGTCACGGCACGACTGGGTACGCTGCGGTTGCGGGCAGCACAGATACTGCTGCCTGCGCAAAGCCTGGACATCTCGGCGCGCCCCGACCACGCTCGGATGCCGTCAGTCCAGGCGGCGGCATGGTTCGACGACGTACGGTCCTGGACGACGGTGCACCTCACTGTGGACAGCGGCCAGGACCCGGTCATTCACCGCGCAGCGCAACGACTGCACCAATCCGTGGGCGAATTCGCCCACGAGGTCTTTCGATGCGAGTCCCAGATCGGGCAGGACCCTGTGCCGCCCCCGCTGCCCGACGGAGTCTGGTCCGGCCCGCCACGGTACCGCGTGAGTTTCCAGGGAACGCTGATCGAATGGTCGCTGGACGCCATCGGCTGGCTTGGTGAGTTCATCGCCGACCTCGCCGCCCGCGAGGGTGCCGGCGTTCCGCTGCTGCTCACGGTGAGCCGTCCGACACCCGATCCGCAGAGCATCCACCCCGCGAACGCCCCCTAACTCGGCAGCGCAACAGTCGCTGGGTTCGTGAGTATGGTCAGTGCCGTCGACGGCCTTGATCGTGCCTGGACCAGGAGGTGTAACCGTGCTTAATCGCCTGGCGCGTAGGTAGCCGGTTCCAAGTGGTTCCCGCTGTGGCGGTGCGAGTGGCAGGGTCGCCGGGATGGGGGCGGTTTTCAGCGGTGACCCGCTGGCCGGGCGGGATGGTTGTTCGCGCCGGATACCAGGCCCGGGGCGGGCCGGGTGAGTCACGTCCCCGTCGGCACCCGCTCGTGGGCATTTTCGTGGAAGTTTTGATGTTCCCTGAAAACAGGTCAGCGGTACCTCGCACCGTCCAAAGAAGGCACCCACCACCGCCTCGACGAACTCGCCGCTCGCTTGACTGCCGCCGAGACCCCACCACCTGGCCGCGGTTCGAGCCAGAATCACGCTTAAGCCAATCGCTGGCCAGCGTTAGTTCCTACTTTGCGGCTCGGGTCAGCTTCGGGACTCCGGGGCCGTCAGCAGCCATAAACCGCCTCAAGATCAACTCATTGCCGGTTTCCGGCGTATCTTGGTCCGGCCCCAACGGGACCCTGCGGATCACGGCGACCTGTTTCGTCACCGGTGAGGCGGCAGGCGTGACCGCCGCGCTGGCCGCGGCGTCCGGTGTCGCGGCGGCGCGGATGGCGGCGCCACCGGTGCAGGCGCGGTTGCGGGAACGGGCCGCGGTGCTGGCGCCCGTCGCCGCAGGTTCCTGACGACGGTTCAGCCGCGCCCGGTGGGTGCGGGCTCCGGGAGGAACTCCTCCCGGGGCTTGCGCCAGGCGGAGATCAGGCCGAGCGGGTCCGGGCGGAGCAGGGACGCCGCGGCGTACAGGCTGGCCACCACGACGACCGCGATGAACGTCCAGTCGTAGAGGGCCTGTTCCCCGGTCGGGTAGTAGACCAGGGTGACGAACACCGAGACCGCGACCACCGCGGAGAGGTTGCGCCGCTCCCAGGGGAACGCCGAGATCAGCACGAAGCCCCAGGTGAGGTACCAGGGCAGGGTGGGCGGCATGAGGATCGCGACGGCCAGCAGGGTGATCGCCGCGCGGTACACGGCCTCCTTGCCGCCGTTGCGCGAGAGCCACCATTGCCGGATACCGAACGCGACGAGCCCGACCATGGCGATGGCGCGCGCGATCGTGACGAACGGCGACGGGGGCACGTTCGCGACCAGGTGTATGAGGGTGTAGACGGCCTCGCCGATGCCGGTCGGGAAGTTGAGCCAGTTCGCGATCAGCTGGGGGGCGCTCAGGCCGGACCACCAGCCGAGGTTGAGCGAGCCGAGCGAGATCCAGGTACCGGCGACGAACACCCCGAGGAACAGGCCGACCGAGGCGGCGCCCGCCTTGAGGAAGTTCCGCGCCTTCGACGGGCCGGGCAGGTCGGCGGCCCACATCCAGACCAGGAACGGGAGCGCGACCGCGGCGGTCGGTTTGATCAGCATGCCGACGGTGACCAGCACGACCGCGATGACGTGCCGGCGTTCCAGCGCGGCGAGCACACCGATGGCGAGGAAGCCGAGCATCATCAGGTCGTTGTGCGGGCCGCCGAAGAGGTGGATCACCATCATCGGGCTGGCCACCGCGACCCAGAGGGCGACGGGGAGCTTGCCGCCGAGGCGGGCGACCAGGCGCGGCAGCGCCCACAGCGTCATGCCGAGTCCGACGAGCAGGACCACGCGGGTGAGGACGACCCCGGCGATCATGTCGTCCTGGGTGATCGACACGATGCCCTTGGAGATCAGCAGGAACAGCGGCCCGTACGGGGCGGGGGTGGTCTGCCACAGGGGGTGCACGTTCTGCACGACGTCGGGCAGCACGCTCAGCTCGGCGGGGCCGTTGGCGTACGGGTCGAGCCCGTAGAGCAGCTGGGCGCCCTGGGCGAGGTAGGAGAACACGTCGCGGGTGAACAGCGGCGGCGACACCAGCAGCGGCGCCATCCAGCAGAGCGCGGCGATCAGGATCGGGCGGCTGCCGATGCGCCCGGCGAGCGCATAGCGGCCGAGCCGCACCCAGGCCCA
It includes:
- a CDS encoding prolyl oligopeptidase family serine peptidase, which gives rise to MPVISAPGTWTSPVSAAAAAAAGRGAQWLAAVGDALWWAEARPAESGRVALVRALPGGGTEDVLPAPWNVRNRVHEYGGRPWLAAGSVVVFTHWTDQRVYALAEGEVSPLTPEPATPQGVRYGDLRPGLDGEVWAVRERSTGPRRTDIARELVAIRLDGGGQRVLVEGHRFFTAPQLSPDGAHAAWLAWDHPAMPWDGTELFVAPVAGDGTFGAARVLAGGPEVAVCQLEWESPDQLLVLADPDGWWNLHRVGLDGATAHLAPVRQELGGPLWKLGWSWFTPLGGGGQFAVLAAGGLAVLDEHAGSVTPVDTKLTVWSSSGLVAVPGGVAGIAAGPQRESAVVQVDPATGKTVELTPQPDELAAMAAYLPEVQERVFTAADGSEIPAYVFPPANPEFAAPEGELPPWLVHVHGGPTGASAGALNLDISYFTSRGIGVVAVNYGGSTGYGRAFRERLREQWGVVDVQDCVTVAEALVAEGLADPARLAVRGGSAGGFTSAASITMTRTYAAATVHCPILDLTGWTAEGGETHDFESQYLVGLIGRYPETAPRYRERSPITHAGELARPVLFLQGAEDEICPPEQADRFVARLAGRGIPHAYLRFEGEQHGLRKAESIIAALEGELSFYGQVFGFVPPGVPVLELAR
- a CDS encoding S66 peptidase family protein, coding for MRPARLRAGDTVALVAPSGPVPQDLLDAAVPVLRSWGVKLRIGAGVRADGGVPAYLAAPDEARAAEFTEAWLDPEVRCGLAARGGYGAQRMADLVDWPALAAVEPKILAGSSDVTALHRAVHARWGLATVLSPMPASVLFDEVASEHLRRTLFEPEHTRVLRAAEADVLVPGQASGVLVGGNLSLLAAGIGTAEQGSAREGIVLLEDVTESVYRIDRMLTQLLRSGWSGGVRGIVLGSWAACGDPAEIRELLAERLSPLGVPVLSGFGFGHVASSPTMPLGVPASLDIEFGTLTLDSPMLV
- a CDS encoding TIGR03668 family PPOX class F420-dependent oxidoreductase, with the protein product MRLSPEEARTRLTAARVARLATAGAGGVPHLVPVTFAAREDTIVFAVDHKPKSSTALRRLANIAENPAVCFLADEYDEDWSRLWWARADGVARVVPDAERDPFVGWLVAKYPQYAEHPPEHAVVATEVRAWRGWAGS
- a CDS encoding FAD-dependent oxidoreductase produces the protein MPVSGVSWSGPNGTLRITATCFVTGEAAGVTAALAAASGVAAARMAAPPVQARLRERAAVLAPVAAGS
- the mptB gene encoding polyprenol phosphomannose-dependent alpha 1,6 mannosyltransferase MptB, with protein sequence MATTTDTAEPTAGTPDRGFLTPSRFPYRTIAMGTVGSTLLMLAALGAGGILIRDPVLGHGPLSWIRYGHGRALANALLYTGFALVVWAWVRLGRYALAGRIGSRPILIAALCWMAPLLVSPPLFTRDVFSYLAQGAQLLYGLDPYANGPAELSVLPDVVQNVHPLWQTTPAPYGPLFLLISKGIVSITQDDMIAGVVLTRVVLLVGLGMTLWALPRLVARLGGKLPVALWVAVASPMMVIHLFGGPHNDLMMLGFLAIGVLAALERRHVIAVVLVTVGMLIKPTAAVALPFLVWMWAADLPGPSKARNFLKAGAASVGLFLGVFVAGTWISLGSLNLGWWSGLSAPQLIANWLNFPTGIGEAVYTLIHLVANVPPSPFVTIARAIAMVGLVAFGIRQWWLSRNGGKEAVYRAAITLLAVAILMPPTLPWYLTWGFVLISAFPWERRNLSAVVAVSVFVTLVYYPTGEQALYDWTFIAVVVVASLYAAASLLRPDPLGLISAWRKPREEFLPEPAPTGRG